Genomic DNA from Eleutherodactylus coqui strain aEleCoq1 chromosome 8, aEleCoq1.hap1, whole genome shotgun sequence:
GCCTACCACTTTCATCAAGGATTTGATGTGTTCCATCCACAATAAGGTCATTGAATTCTGCTGTTCCAAGGATGGAGCCTGTATCTGCGCATCATGTTGTATCATCGGAGAACATCGTGGTCACAAAGTGGACTCACTCAAAGATGCCTTTGAGAAGAGAAAGGCAAGTATTAAAGATTCCTTGGACAATTTGGCTTTGGAGAGTGAAGAGAACGAGAAAAAACTTGAGAGACTGTTAAAGAAGCGTGACAACATGCAAGGAGTGGCTACGGGTGTCACAGAAAGGGTGGCTGCCCTTTTTCGAGATATGAGTGAACAGCTGGAGGCTCTTCAGGCCAAGACTATGAGTGAGGTTTCCAGGCAGGAGCAGCAAGTTATGGTCCATGTCAATAGTTTGATTGAACAACTTGAGGAAAAGAAGGATGGGCTCTCAAAAAAGATGAACCACCTAGAGGAGATGTGCAATATGGAGAACCCCGTGAAAATGCTGAGGGGAACATCTCATGAGGAGGTCAAGTGTAGGGGTTCTCAAAAAGCCTTTGAAGGTGACATTGATATCCAAGTATCCACGAAAGTAAATGAGGGCCCTATCTCCCTCATCTTGCACACAGGACTCTTGAACTTTGTGGAGAGCCTGCAGGATCTCAAGGCCTTACGACAATTTACAGATATAAATAAGTCAGAGATCACATTGGATGTGAACACAGCTCAAAATAAAATCAGCATCTCCAACGACCTGAAATCCGCTTCCCACTCCACAGCATCACAGAAGTATCCGGAAAGCCCTGAGAGGTTTAAATCATGTCAAGTCTTAAGCACCAATGAATTCACCTCTGGGCAACATTACTGGGAAGTAGATGTGAGTCAAGCCAAGAGGTGGATTGTTGGGGTGGCCTTCAAGAGCATAGAGAGGAAGATTGCTGATAATGAGTCATTTCTTGGCTACAACAAGAAGTCGTGGACCTTATTTTTCCAAAAATTTCTTGGAGCCTCTCACAACAACATACAAAATGAAGTGATCTCTGAATCCACAGTGAAAGAAATTGGGATCTACCTCGATTATGACAACGGGTATCTGTCTTTCTATCAGCTGAACCCTACAAGACACTTGTACACCTTCACCGCCACCTTCTATGAGACTCTCCATGCTGCGTTCTACGTATTCGACAACAGCTGCATTAAAATTAAGAGTTAGAAGGGAGATCTTGCAACCTGACAGTCAGGAAACTGGAGCTT
This window encodes:
- the LOC136577968 gene encoding probable E3 ubiquitin-protein ligase MID2; protein product: METSQSGKKDKICCSYCVQSPVPATRTCVHCEASLCEHHVKVHSKSTEHILVEPTTFIKDLMCSIHNKVIEFCCSKDGACICASCCIIGEHRGHKVDSLKDAFEKRKASIKDSLDNLALESEENEKKLERLLKKRDNMQGVATGVTERVAALFRDMSEQLEALQAKTMSEVSRQEQQVMVHVNSLIEQLEEKKDGLSKKMNHLEEMCNMENPVKMLRGTSHEEVKCRGSQKAFEGDIDIQVSTKVNEGPISLILHTGLLNFVESLQDLKALRQFTDINKSEITLDVNTAQNKISISNDLKSASHSTASQKYPESPERFKSCQVLSTNEFTSGQHYWEVDVSQAKRWIVGVAFKSIERKIADNESFLGYNKKSWTLFFQKFLGASHNNIQNEVISESTVKEIGIYLDYDNGYLSFYQLNPTRHLYTFTATFYETLHAAFYVFDNSCIKIKS